The window TACTTCGCGTCGATCGTCACATAGCCCTGCAGCGCGGCGATCCGCTTGATCACCTCGGAGACGCCTTGCAACGCGAGCATCACGAAGCCGGACGGGATAACGAATTTGATCGGCCAGCGCAGCAGACCGCCGGCATTGCCGCTCATCTCGCCGACCGCATAGGCCTGGTGGAAGAACGGCCAGGACAGATAGGCGAGCAGCAGACAGGAGGGGATCAGGAAGAACAGGGTGCCGATCAAGTCGAGCCAGAGCTGGCCGCGTTCGGACAGCATCAGATAGAGGATCTCGACGCGCACATGCTCGTTGCGCTTGAAGGTGTAGGAGGCGCCGAACATCACGAGGATCGCAAACATGTACCACTGCGCCTCGAGCCAGCCGTTCGAGGAGTAGCTGAACGCGTAGCGGATCATGGCATTGCCGGCGCTGACCAGGCAGGCGAGCAGGACGAGGAGGTTGCAGACGTATCCGATCTTCTCGTTCAGTCGGTCGATGGCCTGACTC of the Bradyrhizobium quebecense genome contains:
- a CDS encoding TRAP transporter small permease subunit; protein product: MRPLLALSQAIDRLNEKIGYVCNLLVLLACLVSAGNAMIRYAFSYSSNGWLEAQWYMFAILVMFGASYTFKRNEHVRVEILYLMLSERGQLWLDLIGTLFFLIPSCLLLAYLSWPFFHQAYAVGEMSGNAGGLLRWPIKFVIPSGFVMLALQGVSEVIKRIAALQGYVTIDAKYERPTQ